The nucleotide sequence CCTTTAAACTCGGTTTTTTCTTCTATAATATCCAGGACAAGGTCGCGGAATACTTCCTGTTCCTGTTCCCAGCCGACTTCACTGAAATTGTTCGGTACAGGTGCGAGGACATACAAAGCGGACTGGCCTTCAGGCGCCAAGGTCGGGTCAGTGACGCTGGCGTTTTGGATATAGATGGACGGATCCGCTGATAAAATGCGGGAATTGGTGATTTCTTCGACGTTTTTCTTATAATCCTTTGAAAAAACAATTGTATGGTGCGACAAATCATATTTCTTATCAAGGCCAAGATACATCATGAATGTGGAACAAGAGTATTTCTTTTTCTCCAATTTCTCAGGAGTGTATTTTTTCAAAATGCCCGGTTCCACTAAATGGGTCATCACATGGGCGAAGTCCCCGTTGATAATTACTTCATCCGCCAGTTCCGTTTCCCCGTTTTCCAGTTCAACGCCTTTGACGGCCCGGTTTTCAATCACCAGTTTTTTCACTCCATTGCCGGTATGGATACGGCCGCCAAGTTCTTTGACGACTTTGGCCATAGCCTGCGACAATTGGTTCACCCCTCCTATAGGATGGTAAATGCCGTATGCGTGCTCCATATAAGAGAGAATTGTAAAGGCCCCTGGACATTCCCAAGGCGACATGCCCAAGTACTTTGATTGGAAGGCAAATGCCATTTTCAGGCGCTCATCTTTGAAATAGCGCGATAACACTTCATAAAGCGTTTTATTGACTTCAAGTTCCGGCAGCGCTTTGATCACTTTTGGCTGCATCATGTGGATCAAGCGGTCCATGCGAGATTGCAACAAAGGCGTCAATGCTTCCAGCTTTTTCCCGGTCTCTTTCATAAAACGGACGTATCCTTCTCCGCTTCCTTCAAAGTTTTCATCAATCTGTTTTTTCATCTCATCGAAATTGTGGGTCATCACCAGATTTTGATCCTCAAAAATCAATTCGTACATCGGGTCCAGTTTTACAGCGTCCATATAATCGTTTAAATTCCGCCCCGCAATTTCAAACAGTTCCTCGACTAAATGAATCATGCTCAGGAAAGTCGGACCGGTATCGAAGACAAATTCCCCGAGCCGCAATTCTGCATTGCGCCCTCCTACTCGATCGTGTTTTTCGTAGACATCCACTTGATATCCTTGGCTTGCCAATAACATTGCAGCGGCTAAGCCGCCAGGACCTGCGCCAATAACAATCATTCTTTTTTCCATGACTTAACCTCCGTTCAGCCTAACTTCTAAAAAAGTTAGACATTTCTTATACATATTATATATAACCATTCTCATATAAACCAGTGATAAGGATTTTAAAGAATTTAGAATTGCAACTTATTCATTTTCCTATGACGTGATAATCAGGTTAAGCGGGAGTTCCTGCAGACGCTATTGCAGCGTAAAAAATCCATATGAAGCGGAAGATGGGGCAGAAGCGATCTAAATGGAAAAAGGTTGGCTATTCGCTATTTAAATTAGACTACACATGAAAAATTTCCCTCTTCCCTTCTTCTTTAAACGCTTGGCATACTCCTTTAATATGGCCGATATACATATCCCCCTCCATCATTAGCTGAAAGCGGCACAGTAAAACGGCACAAAAAACCCGGCAAGCAGATTTCTTCGCTTGCCGGGTTTCAAGTATTTATTTCAGGATTTTAATTTTGACGTTTTTTCTTCCCCATTTAAGCGCAGCGCTTTTTGTTGGGATGAAAACATCAATTTTATTGCCTTTGATCGCTCCGCCAGTGTCGCCGGCGACTGCATAGCCGTAGCCTTCAACATGGACTTTGGTGCCTAGTTTGATGACTCTCGGATCCACCGCAATCACTTTCAAGCCCGGGTTTTTCTTCAGGTTAATGCCGGTTCTTGTAATCCCGGAACACCCTTTGCATGATGCAGTATAAGCGGATGCAGAAACGGTGAATTCCTTAACCACTGATCCGGAAGTCGAACGTGATGGGGTTTTCGCTTTTGCTTTTGCTGGTTTAGCAGCTGAGCCTGTAACTTTTAATTTTTGTTTCGGTTTGATGACATCGGATTTCAATTTATTCCATGATTTTAAATTGCTGACGGATACTTTGTGCATTTTAGAAATTTTATATAGGGTATCTCCACTTTTAACTGTGTATGTACTTGCTGCTGCCGAACTCTCAAGTGATGTGCTAAGGAATAAAGCTAGTGCAAAACTTAGAATGATCAATAGTTTTTTCAAGCTGTTCTCTCCCTTTGTTTGTGTTTTATTAGCTTAAACAAAAATAGCACGGGAATATTACAGGCATGTAACAATAAAGGACAGGTTTCATTACAATTTGACTCTTTTTCGTGACATAAGTACTCAAAAATGAAATAAAAGCTAATTCAATGTATTCACTTAATAGGGATATTAGTTATATAATATGTAGGATATTTCCTTTTTATGACTTACTTTCTGCTAAAAAACATAGAAAAACGGATGCTTTCAACAAGCATCCGTTTTTCCTGATTATTTATTTGCCTTATGGACTTTTAAGGTTTTCCCTTTTATGGTTTTGTCTTTCATCGCTTTCAGCACCATTGGCCCTTTGCCGTTCAGGATATCGATATACGTTACGGTGTCCTGAATTTTAATGATTCCGATGTCTTCTGCCGTCACACCCGGAATGCTGGTGAGCGTGCCGACAAAGTCGAATGCCCGCAATTTCTTCTTTTTGCCGCCGTTGAAATACAGCTTTAAGATATCTTTGTTCACTTGCTCGTTCTTGTTCTTTTTCAGCGCCGGACGGCTTTCCATCTTTTCCTGGAAGGCCGGTTTTGCTGAGCCGATCTCTTCGGCTGACGGTGCACTCCGCTCCGGAATTTCAAAACCGATATAAGCTTCGATTTCTGCCAGGAATTTGTCTTCGTAAGGTGTGGCAAATGTGATGGCTTTCCCTTTTTTGCCGGCGCGTCCGGTTCTGCCGGCACGGTGCACGTAGCTTTCCTTTTCGAGCGGTACATCGAAATTGACCACGTGAGTGATGCTGTCGATGTCGATTCCACGGGCCGCTACATCTGTCGCCACCAAATAGCGGAACTCGCCGCGCTTAAACTCGTTCATGACGGCGAAACGGTCTTCCTGCATCATGCCGCCATGCAATTTATCGCAAGTGTAATCGTGTTTTTCAAGCTGCTCCACCACAAAGTCGACATTGTCTTTCGTGCGGCAGAAAATAATGCAGCTGTCCGGGTTTTCTACAATCGTCATATCCCGCAGCAATGCGAATTTCTTTTTTTCTTCCACCCGGTAAAGCGAATGCTCAATCCGGTCCGTCAAGGTTTCAGTGGAAGCAATTTCAATATGTTCAGGATTGTTCATGTATTTGCGCTGAAGATTCTCCACGTTCTCCGGCAGCGTCGCCGAAAACAGCATGGTCGTCCGC is from Planococcus liqunii and encodes:
- a CDS encoding phytoene desaturase family protein; the protein is MEKRMIVIGAGPGGLAAAMLLASQGYQVDVYEKHDRVGGRNAELRLGEFVFDTGPTFLSMIHLVEELFEIAGRNLNDYMDAVKLDPMYELIFEDQNLVMTHNFDEMKKQIDENFEGSGEGYVRFMKETGKKLEALTPLLQSRMDRLIHMMQPKVIKALPELEVNKTLYEVLSRYFKDERLKMAFAFQSKYLGMSPWECPGAFTILSYMEHAYGIYHPIGGVNQLSQAMAKVVKELGGRIHTGNGVKKLVIENRAVKGVELENGETELADEVIINGDFAHVMTHLVEPGILKKYTPEKLEKKKYSCSTFMMYLGLDKKYDLSHHTIVFSKDYKKNVEEITNSRILSADPSIYIQNASVTDPTLAPEGQSALYVLAPVPNNFSEVGWEQEQEVFRDLVLDIIEEKTEFKGLRNHIVEEKLLTPFGWEHDYSVYKGATFNLGHQLSQMMIFRPHNKFEELDNCWLVGGGTHPGSGLPTILESARITANGIFEQYGKKAVPISPLPAWEGSQ
- a CDS encoding DEAD/DEAH box helicase, giving the protein MNEKRFEEYNISEPILRALEGLGYTKPTEVQEKVIPSALSKTDVAVKSQTGSGKTAAFGIPICELVDWEENKPQALILTPTRELADQVKEDITNIGRFKRIKAAAVYGKQPFAYQQAELKQKCHVVVGTPGRVMDHIERGTLNLSRIEYLVLDEADEMLNMGFIEQVEAIINKLPAERTTMLFSATLPENVENLQRKYMNNPEHIEIASTETLTDRIEHSLYRVEEKKKFALLRDMTIVENPDSCIIFCRTKDNVDFVVEQLEKHDYTCDKLHGGMMQEDRFAVMNEFKRGEFRYLVATDVAARGIDIDSITHVVNFDVPLEKESYVHRAGRTGRAGKKGKAITFATPYEDKFLAEIEAYIGFEIPERSAPSAEEIGSAKPAFQEKMESRPALKKNKNEQVNKDILKLYFNGGKKKKLRAFDFVGTLTSIPGVTAEDIGIIKIQDTVTYIDILNGKGPMVLKAMKDKTIKGKTLKVHKANK
- a CDS encoding 3D domain-containing protein, which produces MKKLLIILSFALALFLSTSLESSAAASTYTVKSGDTLYKISKMHKVSVSNLKSWNKLKSDVIKPKQKLKVTGSAAKPAKAKAKTPSRSTSGSVVKEFTVSASAYTASCKGCSGITRTGINLKKNPGLKVIAVDPRVIKLGTKVHVEGYGYAVAGDTGGAIKGNKIDVFIPTKSAALKWGRKNVKIKILK